A genomic stretch from Solanum stenotomum isolate F172 chromosome 8, ASM1918654v1, whole genome shotgun sequence includes:
- the LOC125874213 gene encoding uncharacterized protein LOC125874213 isoform X2, protein MATPGAYLIQDQNISVHYDGASLVGKNGIYKAQKKGGGGIGGRKALNDISNSAKPSALQASKKNNSINRISIGKDHDASRKKFSAGTKANYSKGLEKKGGRKALADLTNSSKSSPVAKEQFLHNHQNCVKAQRKVMDMSCFLKEIGLDHDDVPVHLGASPHALKPSMKSKSSTYQPDSPMKNYAEVEEMPELMFYDEVRRCEQNRA, encoded by the exons ATGGCTACACCAGGAGCTTACCTGATTCAAGATCAGAATATAAGTGTACACTATGATG GGGCTTCTCTGGTGGGGAAGAATGGTATCTACAAGGCACAGAAGAAAGGAGGAGGAGGGATTGGTGGGAGAAAAGCGCTTAATGATATCTCAAACTCGGCAAAGCCTTCTGCTCTACAAGcatcaaagaaaaataattccATCAATAGAATTTCTATTGGGAAAGATCATGATGCCTCTAGAAAGAAATTTAGTGCAGGAACGAAAGCTAACTATTCTAAAGGTCTGGAGAAAAAGGGTGGCAGGAAAGCACTAGCTGATCTTACAAACTCAAGCAAGTCGTCGCCAGTTGCAAAAGAACAATTTCTCCATAATCATCAGAATTGCGTCAAAGCACAGAGAAAGGTGATGGACATGAGTTGTTTTCTGAAGGAAATTGGATTAGATCATG ATGATGTCCCTGTGCATCTAGGAGCATCTCCACATGCACTAAAACCATCAATGAAGTCGAAG TCATCAACATATCAGCCAGATAGCCCAATGAAGAATTATGCCGAAGTGGAAGAGATGCCAGAACTGATGTTTTATGATGAGGTTCGTAGATGTGAGCAAAATCGAGCTTGA
- the LOC125874213 gene encoding uncharacterized protein LOC125874213 isoform X1: MATPGAYLIQDQNISVHYDAGASLVGKNGIYKAQKKGGGGIGGRKALNDISNSAKPSALQASKKNNSINRISIGKDHDASRKKFSAGTKANYSKGLEKKGGRKALADLTNSSKSSPVAKEQFLHNHQNCVKAQRKVMDMSCFLKEIGLDHDDVPVHLGASPHALKPSMKSKSSTYQPDSPMKNYAEVEEMPELMFYDEVRRCEQNRA; this comes from the exons ATGGCTACACCAGGAGCTTACCTGATTCAAGATCAGAATATAAGTGTACACTATGATG cagGGGCTTCTCTGGTGGGGAAGAATGGTATCTACAAGGCACAGAAGAAAGGAGGAGGAGGGATTGGTGGGAGAAAAGCGCTTAATGATATCTCAAACTCGGCAAAGCCTTCTGCTCTACAAGcatcaaagaaaaataattccATCAATAGAATTTCTATTGGGAAAGATCATGATGCCTCTAGAAAGAAATTTAGTGCAGGAACGAAAGCTAACTATTCTAAAGGTCTGGAGAAAAAGGGTGGCAGGAAAGCACTAGCTGATCTTACAAACTCAAGCAAGTCGTCGCCAGTTGCAAAAGAACAATTTCTCCATAATCATCAGAATTGCGTCAAAGCACAGAGAAAGGTGATGGACATGAGTTGTTTTCTGAAGGAAATTGGATTAGATCATG ATGATGTCCCTGTGCATCTAGGAGCATCTCCACATGCACTAAAACCATCAATGAAGTCGAAG TCATCAACATATCAGCCAGATAGCCCAATGAAGAATTATGCCGAAGTGGAAGAGATGCCAGAACTGATGTTTTATGATGAGGTTCGTAGATGTGAGCAAAATCGAGCTTGA
- the LOC125873253 gene encoding mitogen-activated protein kinase kinase kinase 20-like, with protein MASIRWSRGRTIGKGAEGIVTLATTHNNFSIAVKSSLFSCSKSLQKEREFLNEFQDCSQIIRCFGADVTEEDGDILYNILLEYAVGGSLAHRIGKKSGLPDFEVKKYSKSILLGLRVVHGRGFVHGDIKPHNILLVGTEKTAKIADFGFASKVGIGSKKRKLRGTPMYMAPESVLDDEYGTPADIWAFGCTVFEMITGKKVWDCTDPLHLLCKIGMQSPELHDDKLSKQAEDFLNKCVDRDPHSRWTADLLLNHPFLSSDNNDVHQRKRKELNLVDLCNSTELKPTKLLTNKRRRKLVERC; from the coding sequence ATGGCTTCCATTAGATGGAGCAGAGGAAGAACTATTGGAAAAGGCGCTGAAGGTATTGTCACTTTAGCAACTACACACAACAATTTCTCCATCGCTGTCAaatcttctttgttttcttgttccAAATCGTTACAGAAAGAGAGAGAATTCCTTAACGAATTTCAAGATTGTTCCCAAATTATTCGCTGTTTTGGAGCGGATGTCACTGAAGAAGATGGCGATATTCTCTATAATATATTGCTCGAATACGCTGTTGGTGGAAGTTTAGCCCATCGAATTGGTAAAAAATCAGGATTGCCGGATTTTGAGGTAAAAAAGTACTCGAAATCAATTCTATTGGGGCTTAGGGTTGTTCATGGAAGGGGTTTTGTTCATGGTGATATCAAACCGCACAACATTCTACTCGTGGGTACTGAAAAAACTGCCAAAATTGCGGATTTTGGATTCGCAAGCAAGGTTGGAATTGGGAGTAAGAAAAGAAAGCTTAGGGGAACACCAATGTATATGGCACCAGAATCAGTGCTTGATGATGAATATGGAACTCCGGCTGATATTTGGGCTTTCGGATGCACTGTTTTTGAGATGATTACTGGGAAGAAAGTGTGGGATTGCACTGATCCTCTTCATCTTTTGTGCAAAATTGGAATGCAATCACCGGAGTTGCACGACGACAAGTTATCTAAGCAGGCAGAAGATTTTCTGAATAAGTGCGTTGATAGGGATCCGCATTCTCGATGGACAGCTGATCTGTTGTTGAATCATCCTTTCCTTTCATCTGATAATAATGATGTTCATCAGAGGAAGAGGAAGGAACTCAACCTTGTTGATCTATGCAATAGTACAGAGCTGAAACCAACGAAACTGTTGACCAACAAGAGGAGAAGAAAACTAGTGGAAAGATGTTGA